Proteins from a genomic interval of Scomber scombrus chromosome 11, fScoSco1.1, whole genome shotgun sequence:
- the LOC133991133 gene encoding tripartite motif-containing protein 16-like produces MAQQGAQLDGAKFCCSICLDLLKDPVTIPCGHSYCMSCINNFWDEEDKKGIYSCPQCRQTFRPRPVLVKNTMLADIVEELKKTGLQAAAADLCYAGPEDVSCDVCTGRKLKAFKSCLVCLASYCEKHLERHYNVAPLKKHKLVDPSKKLQENICSRHDEVMKMFCRTDQQIICYLCSVDDHKGHDTVSAAAERTERQRELEVSQLNIQQRIQDREKDVKLLQQEVEAVSLSADKAVEDSEKIFTELIRLLQKRSSDVKQQIRSQQETEVSRVKELQEKLQQEITELKRKDAELKQLSHTEDHNQFLHNYTSVSQLSEPTDSSSIDIRPLRYFEDVTAAVSELRDKLQDILRDKWTNISLTVTKVDVLLSEPKSEPKTRAEFLRYSHEITLDPNTANTQVLLSDGNRKAELTRQQQSLSSHPDRFTGHRQVLSRQSLTGRCYWEVEWSGTGVRVAVAYKNISRAGYLNECGFGLNDKSWALHWYNNSYEFWFNNIKTTISGPRSSRLGVYLDHRAGILSFYSVSETMTLLHRVQTTFTQPLYAGVWPCYNYGNTAELCKLK; encoded by the coding sequence atggcgcagcaaGGAGCTCAGCTGGACGGAGCTAAATTCTGCTGTTCGATCTgtttggatctactgaaggatccggtgactattccctgtggacacagctactgcatgAGCTGTATTAACAACTTCTGGGATGAAGAGGATAAGAAGGGAATCTACAGCTgtcctcagtgcagacagaccttcagaccgaggcctgtcctggtaaaaaacaccatgttagcagatatagtggaggagctgaagaagactggactccaagctgctgctgctgatctctgctatgctggacctgaagatgtgtcatgtgatgtctgcactgggaggaagctgaaagccttcaagtcctgtctggtgtgtctggctTCTTATTGTGAGAAACACCTTGAACGTCACTATAATGTAGctccattaaagaaacacaagctggtcgATCCCtccaagaagctccaggagaacatctgctctcgtcatgatgaggtgatgaagatgttctgtcgtactgatcagcagattatctgttatctctgctctgtggatgatcataaaggccacgacacagtctcagctgcagcagaaaggactgagaggcagagagagctcgaggtgagtcaactaaacatccagcagagaatccaggacagagagaaagatgtgaagctgcttcaacaggaggtggaggccgtcagtctctctgctgataaagcagtggaggacagtgagaagatcttcactgagctgatccgtctcctccagaaaagaagctctgatgtgaagcagcagatcagatcccagcaggaaactgaagtgagtcgagtcaaagagcttcaggagaagctgcagcaggagatcactgagctgaagaggaaagacgctgaactgaagcagctctcacacacagaggatcacaaccagtttctacacaactacacctcagtgtcacaactcagtgaacctacagactcatccagcatcgaTATTCGTCCTCtcagatactttgaggatgtgacagcagctgtgtcagagctcagagataaactacaggacatcctgagggacaaatggacaaacatctcactgacagtgactaaagtggacgttttactgtcagaaccaAAATcagagcccaagaccagagctgagttcttaagatattcacatgaaatcactctggatccaaacacagcaaacacacaggtgttattatctgatgggaacagaaaagcagaacTAACAAGACAACAACAGTCTCTTTCTAGTCATCCAGACAGATTCACTGGTCATcgtcaggtcctgagtagacaGAGTCTGACTGgccgttgttactgggaggtggagtggagcgGGACAGGAGTTCgtgtagcagtcgcatacaagaatatcagcagagcaggataCTTAAATGAATGTGGATTTGGACTCAATGACAAATCTTGGGCTTTACATTGGTACAATAACAGTTATGAATTCTggttcaacaacattaaaactaccATCTCAGGTCCTCGTTCCTCCAGACtaggagtgtacctggatcacagagcaggtattctgtccttctacagcgtctctgaaaccatgactctcctccacagagtccagaccacattcactcagcctctctatgctggagtTTGGCCTTGTTATAATTATGGAaacacagctgagttgtgtaaactcAAATAG